A window of Amycolatopsis australiensis contains these coding sequences:
- a CDS encoding DUF1295 domain-containing protein has product MDALRVCLYVFAGATLGTWLLSVLTREYSWVDRIWSLIPIAYVAIFAGAADWADARLDVMCALVTGWGIRLTFNFARKGGYARGGEDYRWAVLRERIAPWQFQVFNFFFISLYQNAILLLITLPALTALQNRGGFGVWDVVLAVVFAAFLAGETVADQQQWEFHREKHAGRAPTRFLQTGLFRYSRHPNFFFEQAQWWVIAAFGVVAGGPQWTVAGAVLLTLLFVGSTRFTESISKSRYPEYADYQRRTSAVIPWRPRRAPVRG; this is encoded by the coding sequence ATGGACGCGCTGCGGGTGTGCCTGTACGTCTTCGCCGGTGCCACGCTGGGGACCTGGCTGCTGTCGGTGCTGACCAGGGAGTACTCCTGGGTCGACCGGATCTGGTCGCTGATCCCGATCGCCTACGTGGCGATCTTCGCCGGCGCGGCGGACTGGGCGGACGCGCGGCTGGACGTGATGTGCGCGCTGGTGACCGGGTGGGGCATCCGGCTGACGTTCAACTTCGCCCGGAAGGGTGGCTACGCCCGCGGCGGCGAGGACTACCGCTGGGCGGTGCTGCGCGAGCGGATTGCGCCGTGGCAGTTCCAGGTGTTCAACTTCTTCTTCATCTCGCTGTACCAGAACGCGATCCTGCTGCTGATCACGCTGCCGGCGCTGACGGCGCTGCAGAACCGGGGCGGGTTCGGCGTGTGGGACGTCGTGCTGGCGGTGGTGTTCGCGGCGTTCCTGGCCGGCGAGACGGTCGCGGACCAGCAGCAGTGGGAGTTCCACCGCGAGAAGCACGCGGGCCGCGCGCCGACGCGGTTCCTCCAGACCGGGCTGTTCCGCTACTCGCGGCACCCGAACTTCTTCTTCGAGCAGGCGCAGTGGTGGGTGATCGCGGCGTTCGGCGTCGTGGCGGGCGGTCCGCAGTGGACGGTCGCCGGCGCGGTCCTGCTGACCCTGCTGTTCGTGGGCTCGACGCGGTTCACCGAGAGCATCAGCAAGTCCCGCTACCCGGAGTACGCGGACTACCAGCGCCGGACGTCGGCGGTGATCCCGTGGCGGCCCCGGCGCGCCCCGGTCCGCGGATGA
- a CDS encoding carbon-nitrogen hydrolase family protein produces MTAVAALQIGTGVPPARILAFEDEMRASAASLVVLPEAVLGGYPRGEPFAEYFRASVTVPGPEVTELAGLAARTGAVLVAGVVERDGSTLYSTAVFLDPAHGLVAKHRNLVPTARERLVWGRGDGSTLPVVPTAAGRAGAAICWENHMPLLRAAMYAKGVEIWCAPTADDRDVWQASMRHIADEGRCFVISACPYEAAGDDPFRGGSVVVGPLGDVLAGPLRDAEGLVTAEIDVEDVVAARHSLDVSGHYARPDVFSLTVDERPRDGVTFLR; encoded by the coding sequence ATGACGGCCGTCGCGGCGCTCCAGATCGGGACGGGCGTGCCGCCGGCGCGGATCCTGGCGTTCGAGGACGAAATGCGGGCGTCGGCCGCCTCCCTGGTGGTGCTGCCGGAGGCGGTGCTCGGCGGGTACCCGCGCGGAGAACCGTTCGCGGAGTACTTCCGCGCGTCGGTGACGGTGCCGGGCCCCGAAGTGACGGAACTGGCCGGGCTGGCGGCGCGGACCGGCGCGGTCCTGGTCGCCGGCGTGGTCGAGCGCGACGGCTCGACGCTGTACAGCACGGCGGTGTTCCTCGACCCGGCGCACGGGCTGGTCGCCAAGCACCGCAACCTGGTCCCGACGGCGCGCGAGCGCCTGGTGTGGGGCCGTGGCGACGGTTCGACCCTCCCGGTGGTCCCGACGGCGGCGGGCCGCGCGGGCGCCGCGATCTGCTGGGAGAACCACATGCCGCTGCTGCGCGCGGCGATGTACGCCAAGGGCGTCGAGATCTGGTGCGCCCCCACGGCGGACGACCGTGACGTCTGGCAGGCGTCGATGCGCCACATCGCCGACGAGGGCCGGTGCTTCGTGATTTCCGCTTGCCCGTACGAGGCTGCGGGCGACGACCCGTTCCGCGGCGGCAGCGTGGTCGTGGGCCCGCTGGGTGACGTGCTGGCCGGACCGCTGCGGGACGCGGAAGGCTTGGTCACGGCGGAGATCGACGTCGAGGACGTCGTGGCCGCACGGCACAGCCTGGACGTCTCGGGACACTACGCGCGGCCGGATGTCTTCTCGCTGACCGTGGACGAACGGCCCCGGGACGGCGTCACCTTCCTGAGGTGA
- a CDS encoding EXPERA domain-containing protein, translating into MNLPLRDRKIDVFFAVLFAAFTVTSLISDLLPTVGVDFSRPTGNFFVDSNHWYAHDADPLFMHPPDWMRIVTGLSAFGYPPFYVVLVFALLTGKNWVQLPSVVYATMIVTLTGIVVFGVEFFGDPATRTGNPAKFLAFNLPYVLVPLLLLVRMRKPLPFTRRF; encoded by the coding sequence ATGAACCTGCCGCTGCGGGACCGGAAGATCGACGTCTTCTTCGCAGTGCTGTTCGCGGCCTTCACGGTGACGTCGCTGATCAGCGACCTGCTGCCGACCGTCGGGGTCGACTTCTCCCGCCCGACCGGCAACTTCTTCGTCGACTCCAACCACTGGTACGCCCACGACGCCGACCCGCTGTTCATGCACCCGCCGGACTGGATGCGGATCGTCACCGGGCTCTCGGCGTTCGGCTACCCGCCCTTCTACGTGGTGCTCGTCTTCGCGCTGCTGACCGGGAAGAACTGGGTCCAGCTGCCGTCGGTGGTCTACGCGACCATGATCGTCACGCTGACCGGGATCGTCGTGTTCGGCGTCGAGTTCTTCGGCGACCCGGCCACGCGCACCGGCAACCCGGCGAAGTTCCTCGCCTTCAACCTGCCCTACGTCCTGGTGCCGCTCCTGCTGCTGGTCCGGATGCGCAAGCCACTCCCGTTCACCCGCCGTTTCTGA